GTTATCGGAATAGCAAATACAGGTGAAACATTACCTAAATTTATTCCAACAAAAGTAGCCGTTATAGCTCCCATCATCATTTGTCCTTCAGCACCTATATTAAATATACCTGCTTTAAAACCAAATCCTACAGCAAGACCTGTTAATACAAGCGACATCATTTTTGAGATATTTGCTGCCCATGCTGCCTTATCTCCAAATGCCCCTTTCAACATAACCCAATATGCACTTATAGGATTTTTACCTATTAATAAAATAACAATTGCTGCTATAAATAACGCAATTATAACAGATACTACTGGAACGAGAATACTCATTGCATTTTTAGAGATTTTATTTTTCAATTTGAATCCCCTCCATGTGACAGCTTTTCTTCAAGCTTTATATCTTCTAATTTATGACCAGCCATCATTAACCCTATTTCTTCTATTGTTACCTCATCTGGTTTAACTTCACCCATTATTTCTCCTTCATACATAACAATTATTCTATCAGAAAGAGATAATACTTCTTCAAGTTCCATTGAAACAAGTAATACAGCAACATCTTTTTCTCTGAGATTCAAGATTTCTTTATGAACATATTCAATAGCTCCAACATCAAGACCTCTTGTAGGTTGAGCAATAACTATAAATTCCGGATTAAAGCTAACCTCTCTTGCAATAACAACCTTTTGCTGATTACCTCCTGAAAGATTTCCTGTTGGTATTGTTCTATCTGGTGGCCTTACGTCAAATCTTTTTACAAGAATATCTGCATTCTTATAAATTACATCATGGTTTAAAAATCCATTCTTTGCAAATGGTTCTTTATAATGCTTCCCAAGAATCATATTGTAATAATTTGGAAATTCCTTAACCATAGCATATTTAAATCTATCTTCTGGAATATGACCAATATTTCTTTCTCTTAATTCTCTAACGGTTTTCTTTGAAACCTCCTCACCTTTATATAAGTATTTTCCATTTTCTATTTTTCTAAGCCCTGTTAAAGCTTCTACAAGCTCTGTTTGACCATTACCTGCAACACCAGCAACTCCAAGAACTTCACCTTTTCTTATTTTAAATGATACACCTCTAACTGCATCTAAACCTCTATTATCCTTTATCCATAAATCTTCAACTTCAACAATGGTGTCTCCAGGTTCCTTTTCAGATTTTTCTACTCTTAAAACAACTTCTCTACCAACCATCATATTAGCAAGTTCTCTTGCATTTGTATCTTTAGCTGCAACATGCCCTGTAACTTTACCCAATCTCATAACAGTAATATTATCACTAATTTCCATAACTTCGTGTAATTTATGAGAAATAAAAATAATTGTTTTTCCATCTTCACGAAGTTTATTGA
This is a stretch of genomic DNA from Marinitoga piezophila KA3. It encodes these proteins:
- a CDS encoding ABC transporter ATP-binding protein, which encodes MKDIVKRFPKVLANDHVNFLVKKGEVHSIIGENGAGKSTLMNQLYGLYTPTSGDIYIFGEKKVFKGPGDAIKAGIGMVHQHFMLVDTLTVAENIVLGSEPKRGMTFDLKKARKEVKELSEKYGLFVDVDAKIEDIPVGMQQRVEILKTIYRGAEILILDEPTAVLTPQETKELFEIINKLREDGKTIIFISHKLHEVMEISDNITVMRLGKVTGHVAAKDTNARELANMMVGREVVLRVEKSEKEPGDTIVEVEDLWIKDNRGLDAVRGVSFKIRKGEVLGVAGVAGNGQTELVEALTGLRKIENGKYLYKGEEVSKKTVRELRERNIGHIPEDRFKYAMVKEFPNYYNMILGKHYKEPFAKNGFLNHDVIYKNADILVKRFDVRPPDRTIPTGNLSGGNQQKVVIAREVSFNPEFIVIAQPTRGLDVGAIEYVHKEILNLREKDVAVLLVSMELEEVLSLSDRIIVMYEGEIMGEVKPDEVTIEEIGLMMAGHKLEDIKLEEKLSHGGDSN